TGGAGCTGTGGAACCGCGCGCGCTCCCTCGACGACGAGGCCAGGGGCCGCCTCCTGGACATCGAACTGTCCTGGCACCGCGACCTCGTGGCGCTCCTCGTCGAGGGTGCGTCCCGTGGTGAGCTCCGCGCCGTCGACGCGGAACGCATCGCCACCCGGATCAGGGCGCTCCTCGACGGTTTCAGCACGCATGTGGCGATGGGCCTGCCCGGTTCGGACCGGGAGCAGGTCCTCGTCCACATCGGCGACTTCTTCGACGAGACGCTGAGTGCGTGAGCAGGGGCTGTGAGGGGGCGGCGGACAAGGACCCGGCCCGCGGCCTGCCCGTCCCCGTCCTGTGAACTACTGCGGGCGGGCCGGGGAGTTCCGCGTAGGACGCGGGTCGCCGCTGCCCGCACCGTCACCGAGGTTCGTACGGTCAGCACCGTTCGCGACGTCCGCCCCCAGCCCCGCCAGCAGCCGCAGCCCGTCCTCCGCGGGGGTGCCGGGAGCCGCGGACAGCACCAGCATTTCCATCCCCGACCCGTCCGGCAGCGCGAAGTTCTCCTGGTGCAGCTCCAGCAGACCGACCAGCGGATGCCGGTACGTCTTGCGCCCGTGCGTACGGGCGCGTACGTCGGCGCGTGCCCAGAGGCGGCGGAAGCGCTCGCTTCCCATCGCCAACTCGCCGATGAGAGAGGCCAGTCGGGGATCGTCGGGATACTTGCCCACGGCGAGCCGCAGATGCCCGACGACATCCAGCGTGCACTTCTCCCAGTCCGCGTAGAGACCGCGATCGGCCTCCTCCAGGAAGATGTGCCGCGCGGTGTTCAGTCCCTGCACCGGCCGCCCGTAGAGGAGTCCGGCGAGACGGTTCCCGGCGAGCACGTCCAGGCGGTGGTCCATGATCAGCGCGGGTGCGTCGACGACCAGGTCGAGTGTCCGCCGCACCTCGGGACGCACCCGGCCGCCCGGCACTTTCGCGCGGTGCCGGGGCTGCCGGGCGAGCCGGTGGAGGTGCTCGTGCTCGGTCTCGTCGAGGTCGAGCACGCGGGCGAGCGCGTCCAGCACCTGTTCGGAGGGCTGCGTCGCGCGCCCCTGTTCCAGCCGTACGTAATAGTCGACGCTGACCCCCGACAGGTGCGCGACCTCTTCGCGGCGCAGCCCCGCGACCCGGCGGCGACTGTCGGTGGATATGCCGACGGCCGCCGGATCGATCCGGGAACGCCGTGTCCGCAGGAAACCCGCAAGATCGTCCATTCCCCCAGTATCACCGCGACGGCAGCCACGGCGAAGGCCGCGAGGGTGGTCCTGCCAATACCAGGAAGCCCGGTCCTACGGAAGGGGAGCCCCTGAACAACGGGCGCCCGAACGCCCAGACTCCAAGGCATCCGAAGCCGTCCGACGGCATGCGAACCACAGGAGTCCCCATGAAGACGCTCATCGTCCACGCCCACCCCGAGCCGCAGTCGCTCAACGGCTCGCTGAAGGACCTCGCCGTGACCACCCTGGAGGCCGCCGGGCACGAGGTGCGGGTGAGCGACCTGCACGCCATGGGCTTCAAGGCGGTCGTGGACGCCTCGGACTACGGCCCGCACGCCTCGCAGCCGCTTCAGGTCGCCCGCGACTCGGGCCGGGCCTTCGACGCCGGGGAGCTCACGGCGGACGTCCGCGCGGAGCAGGAGAAGCTGCTGTGGGCGGACACGGTCATCTTCCAGTTCCCGCTGTGGTGGTACTCGATGCCCGCGATCCTCAAGGGCTGGGTGGACCGGGTGTTCACGTTCCACTTCGCGTACGGGGTCGGCGAGCACAGCGCCACCAAGTACGGCGAGCGCTTCGGCGAGGGCACCCTCATGGGCAAGCGGGCCCTGTTGTCGGTGACGATCGGCGGCCCGGAGTCGCACTACGCGGAGCGCGGGATCAACGGCCCGATCGACGACCTGCTGTTCCCCATCCAGCACGGCATCCTCTACTACACGGGCATCGAGGTGCTGGCGCCGTTCGTGCTGCACGGCGCCGACCGGCTGACCGCCGAGGACTACCCGGACGTCGCCAAGGCATGGCAGCAGCGCCTGCTCACCCTGGAGTCGACCGAGCCGATCGCGTTCCGGCGGCAGAACTTCGGCGACTACGAGATTCCCTCGATGCAGCTGAAGGAGGGGCTGGAGCCCGAGGGCCGTACGGGCTTCGGACTGCACGTACGCGGCTGACACCCCTGCCGGACCTCCCGGGCCCCCGGCCACGGACCTCCCGGGCCCCCGCGCGGACCTCCC
This window of the Streptomyces sp. NBC_00237 genome carries:
- a CDS encoding NAD(P)H-dependent oxidoreductase, yielding MKTLIVHAHPEPQSLNGSLKDLAVTTLEAAGHEVRVSDLHAMGFKAVVDASDYGPHASQPLQVARDSGRAFDAGELTADVRAEQEKLLWADTVIFQFPLWWYSMPAILKGWVDRVFTFHFAYGVGEHSATKYGERFGEGTLMGKRALLSVTIGGPESHYAERGINGPIDDLLFPIQHGILYYTGIEVLAPFVLHGADRLTAEDYPDVAKAWQQRLLTLESTEPIAFRRQNFGDYEIPSMQLKEGLEPEGRTGFGLHVRG
- a CDS encoding helix-turn-helix transcriptional regulator translates to MDDLAGFLRTRRSRIDPAAVGISTDSRRRVAGLRREEVAHLSGVSVDYYVRLEQGRATQPSEQVLDALARVLDLDETEHEHLHRLARQPRHRAKVPGGRVRPEVRRTLDLVVDAPALIMDHRLDVLAGNRLAGLLYGRPVQGLNTARHIFLEEADRGLYADWEKCTLDVVGHLRLAVGKYPDDPRLASLIGELAMGSERFRRLWARADVRARTHGRKTYRHPLVGLLELHQENFALPDGSGMEMLVLSAAPGTPAEDGLRLLAGLGADVANGADRTNLGDGAGSGDPRPTRNSPARPQ